The Trichoderma breve strain T069 chromosome 2, whole genome shotgun sequence DNA segment AGAGACTTCCCGTGCCGCACTCTTACACGTTTTGAATGCGAAGCCGAGGGCTACACAAACGGGATCGGTCCTATATTGCCCTGTGGCACAAGACCGGCATCCCAGAGATTGAGGGGCCCCGTCCCTCTCACGAGCTTTTCCTCCTGCTAGCCCATAGGCCACAGGGCTGTTGGCGGCAGAGACAGATCCGTTGCGCACGTCCCAGTGGGTGCAACGCCGACCTTGCTCAGTCTTGCTCGGCCTTGAGAACCCCCAGCTTGTATTCACCGAGAACGCCCCTTAGGGCACACGGGTGCTGCCTCACAAGCACGCAGTGCTTTCGACCTTACAACGCTGCTCTCTCACCAAAGtctctttgagcttctcccGGTGGCACCATGTCTGGCGACCTGACCTGGCGGCCGTTGCCGCAGGCCACATCATCTGACATACCGATGCTCCTGGTGTCGGTTAACATTGGCACCGCCGCGTACACCGTTCGCATCACTGACACGGCCAACATTTGGGTTGAAAGCCTGGATCGAAAGTCCATTTGTATGAGGGGGTGGAGTGAGAACACAAGCATAGACCCCAGTGACACACCCGAGAATATGGCCAAGTTCCTTGGGAGTCTGAGATCGGCCCTAGATCCCACGCAACCGGGCCATGAGCAGACTTCTCTCACCCTGTCACCAGGCTCCTCCACAGAGGCTGGAGAGAACGGCCTGACCCTCGTGGTTACTTGTCCGCTGCCGGGATTTCAACCCCTGAAGTGGCCTATTCATCTTAAAAAGTCTCCGCCATCGGCTATTGCTACTGATCTCGTTTTGCCTCTACTCGAGGCTCAATTCACGAGAAATCAAGAGGTGGAATCGCTGGTGCAGGCACTAAACCAGAAAGACGCAGTCATTGCAAAGTTGGCCGATAAATTGGAAGCTACCGGAACTGGACTTGAGCATGTCTTTACCTCTCTTTcgggaaagaaaaaagtgtCGAGAGCTACCGCGGAAGACAAGGTCAAGGGGTTGGCGCCGTTTCGCCAGAGTAGTTGGAAGTCAACTCTTAATGCGATTGATGATTACCCAACCAATGTTGGTGATCTTGCGCGGAATGTGTTCAATGGGGAAGGACTGAATAGACGTTCCCTGATACAAGTGGACGCATCACCAGCACTGGATAAATGGTGGCATGATTTCAAGGGCACATCAAAGCTGGTGCACCGgaacaaacaacaaacaaccaCTACAACAAAATCACAATCGCCAGCTGCTAAATCTACAAGtgcagaagatgacgatTTTCAAGTTCAGCCAACTCCTCCACACCTTCAGTCCAGGAATAAAAGCTCGCCTATAGCCATCCCGGATGATGCTTCAAcagaggacgaagaggagtTGCCGACGgcgcctcctccagcagcatcgtctGACATGGATCCGCAACCCAACACAGGAAAGTCTGCGTCACGTATGGCGAATATCGGCTCGAGTGAATCAAAGCCTGGAATTTCATTACAGGACACCAAATCTACCGGATCACGGGCGACGACGGCACCAGTCCcgaaagatgatgatgaaacagCGTCTGAAGCtagtgatgatgaaatgcCCTCAGTCCATCCTACAGCTTCCTCCGCGCCAACACCCATACCCGCGCCAGCTGCAACCAAACCACCTTCTAAGGTAGGGGGTTTAGGTCGTATCGGCGGCACTGCAAAGATACGTGCAACAGAGGCACCAAAAGGTGTCGAGGCGAAGGAGGACACGGAGGCCCGGCCGACCGCAAAGCCTCCCACTCCGAAGAAGCTGGGAGTTATTGGGAAGAAGGCTGACACGGGAGGCTCAAAAGCGCCTACGGCGGATAATACTTCCAAGCGTGGTCGCACGGCAGAGCGCGAAGAGCTTCAACTTGAAAATGAACCCAGAGAAACCTCACAGGAACGTGCTGATCGAAGGCGGGAAGAGTTGAAAAAAGAacttgagaagaaggcagcgGCGGGGCcggcgaagaaaaagaggcggtTCTAATCTGCTCATCCATTCTCCAAATCATACATGCTAGGCATCATCTGTCAAACATGGTTTCACCAGGGATGAGCGTGTCGTTGGATAACTAATAAACGAGTTCCTCACTAGTTACAGTCGCTCATTCCGACAGAAACATGAGCTGCACAGCCGGCTTGGGCCGTTTCTGTGCCTTCTGGGACACGGTGCAAGAAGAATCTTATAAACTTCAGTCGTTCAGTCTCGTCGAGCTAGACTTGGTTGGGAGGTTACCGTCGGCCAAACACGCCGTCCTCCTTTGAGCCATTTATTGTTACGCTACTATGTGGCACATGAGTTGCATGGTCCTGTAAGGTCCTTGTCTCGCGTTCACAGCGTGCCCAAATGTCATCCTGAGTAGTGGATGCGCCAACGGTACATTCTGCAAGTATTCAATACCTGGAACGGCCCACGGGTATAGCACTTGACGTGAAGCGCCGGCTCATGTCACAAGGAATCGATGATGACCCGCGAAATCCTTTCGCTAGCAATGGAATATCCATGGACTTTGTGCTCTAGCTGGATACGTTTATCTATCAAGAGATGTTACTGAATCAATAAATCAATACAGTATAAGGCGAAATGGGTGTCACGATATTGGATATAGCTTTGGCTGGTGTTTTGTATTGGATAAGCACCATCAACACAGCCTGATTatgatgctgccgctctCTGTACAAGTCCACTTCTAGACAATCATCTAGATAGTCTGAATAGCCAGTCGTTAACATGGTATCAAAATTGAAGACAAGCGCAATACTTGGTGTATTCGACTTACACACTACGTAACGACAACTGAGCAAAGCTAACCCTAATCGCCCCTGCCAACATAGACGTAATATTTGTTTTGTTATCTCGGGAACCTACCCTGCTCGGACTATCGACACGGAACGTCGCTTGACGCAAGGATGGCCATTTGTCTTAGACCTCGCCGAACCGTTATAGCCAACCAGGTCATGCCAAGTACTGAAACCAGAACAAAGAGACGGCTGGTGTATCAGAATATTATGTGATATATGTCATAAGCTCCATCATGTCTGAACATCATATCGGCTATGTATGCATCGGAGAGTCCCGATGGGTAGCATCGTGATGAACCTTGAGAGCTTGCCTCGGGTTATAAAAGGCCCAAACAACTCTCTACAATCTAGCTtaatccatctcatcctcagctACAACGCAAACTTTTATAACAATATCACCTTTTCACTAAAGAAACATTATGTTTTTCAAAAATATCCTCTTCATTGCCCTTGGCGCCGCTGCCTTGGTTGCCGGTGCTCCCACTGCTTCTGAGCAGGATAATGCTGGAGAGGCCGACATATACCTCCCACCAGTCGATCcattttgtcttctttgtgGTATCAACGGCTGTCCTCCTCCCCTCAGGTGCCAATTGGGCTGCTGCGCCATATAGGCTTGATAAGGTTCATCGAGTCTTGCTGAAATTCATAACATACCACACTTGCTGGGGGTTGGCAGAATACGGGGAACTTCAGCACATGAGTGTTGTTGGCGGGACTCAAATTTGAACGGTCAAGAAGGAGTAGGCATGTATTCAATGGAAGAAATATGGGCTTCTCAAAGAGTCTTGTGAAGGAAGAGGGACTGGCCTTGCACGTATATGGGAACAATTGTACAACGGGGACGATGGTATCGTCGGTGCATGGATGTACTTAGAATTCACTTGGTAGCCGTGTAGCAGTCTATATtccaagaagagaaatgaacCATATTTTGGATACATATCAATATGGACATTGACCATTTCTTTTATATCATGTAGCTAGTGAAACTCATTGATAAGGCAGATACCTTGTTACCAATTGATATATCCCGCAACCTACCATTAGGTAGATATGGAGAAAGTGTAAGCATCAGTAAACAACGTGGCACGGTCGTTTCCAACAATAATAAAAAGTCTCAGGATATCTTAAGCTCTGACTCCTCGCCGGTCCAAGTTTTAAGATGTATAGAGCGCATTGTTGAGCAAATACCCCTCGTCCAATATCATCTGGCGACTTCATCCGATGTAAAGAATAGAAGCTACGATTGAAGTCAGGACGGTAACTATCGAGGTAGATCGATGGTATTGTTTCTATTGGAAGACGTTTTTCGCTTCTTGTTGCCCAGACTTCTGTTATTACGCAAGAGTGAGTGAAATAAGGAAACGAGATCATGACAGATGTAGTGAGTTAGCTGGGAGGCTCGATGTCTTCTATGTAAAAGGGCTGCGAAGAGGGACtatcttccatcttcacgaACATGATGCATATGTACAACACACAAAATCGATCGGCCATGACGGTCATCCATGACAGACGGCCGACGTGCTTAAACATACTGCCGCCTGGTCAGAGCAGTCGGTAAGAATAAAAACCGGAAATGACTCGTCGAATCTGAGCGATATCTTTTACCGCGAACTGTTGTAGAAATGTGAAGAATTCAGCGCAACAAGAGCCTCAGAGTGGTCAGTGTCATTCAAAATCTCTTGAATACGTTTTTTTGGGCTTCGCTGGGCCAAGACCGTCTTCCTGCTATGTGGGCTCTGAGTGGGCTCACAATAATATGAGTACCATACAGAGTACAAAGGCGTGCATTGCGCTTAGCTGCACCTGAGACAGAGTCTGAGATGTATGAgtaagtacatgtaagtgGATTTGCGTTACAAGAAGAACCcggatggatggagatgagaaacctggcaaagaaaaagaaaagaaaaaagaaaagaaaaagaaaagaaaaagaaaagaaaacatctAGGCCCGACCCGACACCCGCCAATCTCGCAAAAGCCCACATCTCTCGACGAGGCGCGTACGAAAAGCACCTCCTCATGCACGCGAACGAAACCGGGCAAAGTGCGAGTTAATATCCATCATATATTACAGTACATGCACCGCGGAGAAGCCCGCTCGTTTACCTACATCGAGTGGCTGTCAGAAGCTCAGCTGAAAGGCCTAGCCGTCCGGTAAGCCGCTGCATCAGTGGTCAAGTGTCAATGCGCCTGGCCTAGGACAAGGGTGCTTTGGGTGGCTGCTTTTTtgaaaggccaaggcagtGCTACGACATGCATGGCCCTAAGACGGACGAGGATGGATGTCTTCATGTTCCTGGTGGTTGTACAGCTACGTCAAGATGCGAGGCGACCCCAAAGGTGCGAGGGTCGGACTGAACAGGGTGAGACGAGATTGGGCCTTTGGAACGCCACGGCTTTGATCACAACACCggggaacaaagaaaagaagaagcgtcGATAGTAAGAGCGTCTGCCTATTTACTTATCTTGCACCGGGATGCCCAGGTCTTGCGTAATAGTTTGGAGAGTATCGCATTACACAACATGGTCTCACCTAGGCCGTAAATATTACGTGAATACGCCTGTTGAAATTCAATAGCAGTTGCATATCATAATTACGGCCATCTCCAGCGTATCACGTTCCCTCTTTCGGCCTCCAATTACGCATGGTACGAGTAGCTTGCGGGAACAGCCTACATGTGCAACAATGAGacatcttctcagcctcaactGAATGATTAATTCACACCAAGTACAGTCCTCTGCAATCTCGGTAAAGCAAGGTTAACAGAAGGGAGCTTGAGAATAGCTGCCTATGTGAGCCGCTGCCACGAATCCATCGCATCGAAACCGAGAGACGCTGATTTGTTCGATCTCCCCAACCGACCAGGATCACGGCCATCGAGCAGGATTCACTGCCTGGCCTTTCGGGTATcgcgtttctttttttaaactGACGAGTATCAAGAGCTGACGAGAATCAGGAGCAAGGGCACACTGCCCCGTCTACTTGGCTCGCATTCCTGTTTCTCGATCCGTCTGTTCTGCGGTGTAACGATGGGCAGTCAGTGTACGATTACGGTCCGGATCTTCAGCCCTCTCTCTGATATTCGTAAGAGGCCAGCGTTGGATCTAGAAGAAGCAACACACAGATTACGCCCACGACTAAGATGGTAGCGTCATTACTCAGCCCAACCCTCTCTTCGCAACTGCAACTGCACGGGGCCGGCCGCAGCGTTGCCACACACAAGACTCTCATTCCTTGTCAACAATATCCCCACCCCATTGGAAGGGACCTGGCTAGATCAAGCCACACCGGCATTGGGAGTAGCTAATGATGAGAGAAGTAAAGGGgagaagcggaagaggatGGTCTAGCAAGGGGCCTCTTACACAGATAGCTTCTCAACAACTCTCTTCCGCCATGCTCGTGTGGGCCTTGTCAGCTTTCTTTCGCTTGGAATTCCCAGATTTGACGACGGTGACTCCAAACGGATCCCCAAGCCCACTTATCGGCAACCACAGACATCTTCCTAGTCCCccaattctctctctctctctctctctctgtatGTGTGTTGTTCAATGGCAGCCGATAACACTAACCAGTACACTCCTAactacttcttcttcaaccctgTTCGGAGCTGTCATCTAGCGCGGTTTATACAAACAATTACTATTCTTGGCGTACAGGAATGAAAAAACCTCctagatgaagatgaaccGCCAGGGCCAGGCCGCGGAATGCTGTTGTTCTCCGCACATTTCATGGgtactactcgtacacacTATGGGCGATACATGAACACGGACCCGATACGCCCCGGTTATTGTGCTCCCACATGATCGCCGGGGGCATCGGAGTAGCACTCGTAGAATCCAAGGCATGGGGCCAGTGTACTTGATCAGAGAGCAAAAAGTCCATGGGACGAACAGATAGGCTAACTCTGGGGTTTTTCTATGGCCGACGCTCAAGACAATACACGATCAGTGCCAAAAGACCTGCACTTCAGGCacggggagaagagagaaggggggagaacTAACTAACattgtatgtacgagtagacGCAAGGGAccacaagcagcagcagagctttTCTAGAGCGTTGCCCCATGCACACCTTAGCCGTCGAGGCACATCTCCCGCCACTACTCATGCCCCCCGTTAGTGTACGTGAAACGGCCGTGAGGAgtggccatcttctcttaCATGTACACTGCATAGCGGTGAAGCCAATGGGAATTGGGATCTACAATGCAGAGTTTGCACTGTTGGTGCCAAAGTCCAAAGTTCGAGGTTGGTCCAGAATACAACGTCTAACTTGCATTATTTATGCCACGTTTTTTGGATCTATGCACAATACTAACGGTCCTTGCCCCCCCTCCAGAGCAAACTCTCcgggatgctgctgccagcAAGGTGTATGAGTATCTCGCGGTGAAAAGAGTTACAGGCCTGGCCAGGGTTGGATAGGATAGACACGGCCCAGGCTTCGTAGTAGTTCTCTGCAATTTTGAAGTCTTTGCTTGACACTCTCCTCCGCCTGTTGCAGTAGGGCCCTCTTGGCTTGGCACTAAGCAACGGCAGAGGTTCTGGAGCCTCAAGAGGGCATTGAGATCGATCATCTACGCCCATTGGCTCAGTCGGTGCTCGAGCTAATGTCGTGGCGGCGTTAGTTTTCCAAGCAAGGCCCGGCCATTGATACGAGCCACCGGGGCCAGATGCTACCAGATCACTGTACCTGCGTCCATCTGATAACCTTGAGAGTTCTGGAGACATGTATGGAGTATGTGAGAGGTTGTCACAAGAAGCTCTTAGTGAGGAGGTTCTTGTAACAGACATCTCTACCAACATCTTGTCAGTTCCTCAGCCTCTCTCAGGCCCATTGCCCTTCTATCCCGCTATTCTCTGCTCTTCTGTCCACTGTATCATGTGTCCATGTGCTCCTtcacctttctttttatGATGCTACGTGCCGTGcatgttttgtttttataAGGTGGCTGGGTATTTCTTGTCTCTCCCGTCAccctctcttccatctcatccataGCCCATCACTCGCCATACCCTTGCTGCAGGAAAATCCTCCCCCCAGACAGACCAGGGCCATCCTTGGCTCCAGCCTCACTCGACAAAAGTCCATTACTACTGCTTCTACTTTTTCGAAAGACTATACATGTTACTTACCAGTCCCTGTCGATTCCCTATCCCCACCCCCTCAAATCTCATCTCGGGCTCGACCGACccccagcaacagcaagatgGCACTACTGCACCGCTTCCAGGGTTTCTGGTTGGTGAGAGATGGCGAAAAGCACATCAATGGATCCCGTCAAGTACATACACGGGCaggacgatgatgccacATGAGCAGTCCATccatgcatgtatgtacttgtatgtatgtatgtatgtaccttCTTTCACCGACTCTTCTTACACCACTCACTCCCTTGTTGGGAGCGTCCTCTTAGTCTTAACCCATCGGCGCTATTTGCTACTCGCACTGCGTCCTTATCCAATGCTCAATGCCGGTCAATGCATGGCGGACACTAGACTCAACTTTCAGCTAAGAGAAGGACTTGCATGTCACCAAAAAGATCGGAGTCACCAAAAACTGGGGGAATACGAGAAGTGAGAGAAAATCCTTGGGAGCGATCTCGCTAcccgcaaaaaaaaaagaacaccATTGTGTGCTTCTTATCTTATGCTGTTGGTTCACGACACGGCGCGCCAACGCTAGGAAAGTTTTCTAGTCGGAACTTGCCGGCTAAGGGAGAGAAGGTTTTTATCGGCGGGAAGATCACACGTTGTATCTATCGTATCTGGTTTTACCAGGGGATCGTACAGTACTGTAGATGATCACTCAACAAGTCAAATGTGGCTGTCAAGCAAGTTGGACAAATGGTTGAAGCACAAAACGGAAACCCCGTGataattaagcttatatgAAAAGAACCCTCTATATAAAAACCCaataaggaaaaagagaaatacaAATTACCCAAAACCGAATTGAAACtaagataagaagaaaaaaaaaacacaaaaaacCGCTCGCGAAAACTAGCAGTGCTAAAACACTACGGGTATGGAGACGCTCAACAAAAAGTAGGCAGAGCAGCCGTCAccagacgaagaaaagaaacaaacaaaccaaGATCCaaagcaacagcagcagtaaAGAAAGCAGCAAACACACAagagtacagtagcagcagaCTCTTTTTCCCACACACAAACAAACTCGCTAGGCTTTCATCCCAATAATCCAAATCCAAACCAAAAGTACAATGTTCCATTAATCCATTTCGTGTCATGTTTCCCGTTTCCATCGCTGATTTCATACCTTTCCAATCATTTCCATCGCTGTTCGTACCTTTCCAATCGTTTCCATCGCGTGAGCTGCACTCAATGTATTTCAAACACAAAAACAGAAAATAACAAAAAGAGTCCGTCTCTAATCTCGACAAGGCATCCTTGCTAGagcgcaaaaaaagaagaagaaaacaaaatagtagtactccgtagagtgagaagagagaaaagaggcgCTCAGCAAAGGAGCACATCGGGGCAACTAGAGCCATAGAGACAACTGATACCAAAGGTCAACCTGCCTTGGCACACCAgagtaaaaagaaacagaggcTATTCATGTGTTCATGGATCCCCCATGTTGCGGCACATTGACTAGCCTCGTGCGAAGTGAGTGTGCCTTTGTTCGCCTGTTTAGGCATCCCCCCTGTCCTGTTTAAGAAAATGGGAGGGTGGCATAGCCTCCGGAGCGTCAGATCCTTGtcaagggaaaaaaggacGCGGCTGTTGGTTCGCCTGAGATAGCCGTGTACATGGTCGGGGGAtagagagggagggggaggggataCCCCTGCTGAGCGTCTCTGGCTTCTTCCTGTGGCGATGGGGGAGGAGGTGTGTGCATACTCTCTGTGGCTCGGACAGCTGCCTGGTTCTCTTTGGTGTCACCCAGCAGAAAGCCACGTTGAGAGGACGCATGGGCCGGCCTTCATCCCCACGCCCCGTCGTACCAGTTCCGCCTGCTGCTCTCGCAGCAACAGCGGGCAGCAGTCTAGAACTTTACGGCATCGAGCCAATAGTTGATTCCTAGTTCGTAGCGGTGATGCTGGTTTGCGCTGTTTTCCCCTCCTCCGCTTGCTGTTAAATTGCGTGCTTTTGTTGTTCTGATGCTTTGTAGTTGCtcatgttgatgctgtagcTGCATCTGTGTGTGTGAAtgccttgtcttgctctGCCGTTTCCTGTCCAAGCCTCCCGCATCGCATGTGTGCGTACGAACTTATAAGCAAGTTTGAAATAGGGCCGGCGCGGAACgcggcgagaagaagaagaaaacgtGTGTATGTGtgatgtgtgtgtgtatgcGTACGTacgtgcgtgcgtgcgtgtgtgtgtctgtTGTGTGCGTAGCCAGTCATATTGCATCGCCAATCGGAACGGGAGCCTGTGTGTGTCGCACAACCAACCGTCCAGCGTGACGCTGTGTATGCCAAACTCCCCTCCCCGAGACCAGCTCGTTCGTTTCcacaagagcaaaagagagagtttGGTTTGACGGGCTCCAGCAGTAGcgaagagccagagccacGAGCAATGGCGCAAGCAAAGTCTCCAGTCTATTGCTGCTTTTTTGCTCGGGCCCGTGTTGATTCTGTTGCTTCACATGCCGTGGGGAGTGGCCCAGCTCATCCTGGGGGTGCCCGTCATGGAGTCATACCGTCGGATCTGGTCAGCGACATCGCCAGAGTAGTCTAGATGGACATCTGCAAGTTCATATGGGAAGGCCGTGTACATGTGCTCCTGTTGGCCCATGTATGAAACACCGTCATCGCCAGCCACCTGTTGGTCCATCCGCGGTCCTGTCATCTGCAGCCCAAAGAGGTCCGTTGCTGTATCTGCGGAACCGAAATCCGCCCCGTGCGCCCCTGGGGTCTGGATGGCCGTCGGGTCGATCCGTGGGATGGCAATGGGCATGGAGTAGAAGCCATCCGGCATGCTCGAGGCCGGTGGCGAGCCCAGTCCGCTCTCGATCAGTCGGTACTGGCGCCCATCGGCCAGTGACAGCTCCTGGCTGTACATCTGGCTCCTCACTCGGGCGTTTCTGGCCGCACAGCCGCCCTTTTGGCCAGATAGGGCCTTGATGGAGCTGCGTTGGCTGCTTCGCCGCATGTTGATGCCACCGCCCACGTTTGTCTGGCTGGAGCTTCGTCTGTTCGAGCGGCGCCCAGAGTTCCCCTTTCGGTATCTGGTCGTGCTCTGCACACCGTCACGAACTGCCCAATCTTCTAGGACCCATTCGTTTGCCCGCTTCGCGTCGCCTGCCAATGGCGACTCGTCCTCTACACACGTTGAGGCCGCAACTCCATCGGCGCGCTTGCGATCGCGTCTTTTGAATGCCTAGGGTCAGAAAAAAGTCAGCATGTCGGTTGTTCCAGCCCCCAAATTGTATGTATCAAACAGTGAACCAGGGAGTTGGTACTGCTGTCGGAGCAACACAAGAcgcgaagaaaagaaaaaagcaaaaacataaaaaaaaggTGGGCAGTGTCATGTAGGGCTCAATGACATGGGATCCCTGAACCCTGGAcatagaaaaagaaaagaaaacaaaatagCTGCATATAGAGAAGCGAGGTGCTAGTTTTGGGGTCGAACTCACCGCATTCATGCTCAGGTTGTGGCGGATGCTGTTCTGCCATCCGCCCTTTTCGTTCTTAGccttgttggtgttgtcCCGGAACCATTGGTAGAGCTCCTGCAGAGTCATAGTATAGTCTGGTCGGCTCATCAAAGCTCTGTAGATGAGCTTCGCATATGGCTCGTCGTTCTTCTCGTCGTGTCCAACACCGCTTGCCGGAGCAGGATCGGCAGCGTTGGGCACAGCAAGGATCGAATCCATAAAGTCTGCATCTTGGTTATCCATGGGCTCGATCTTGGGCATAACCAGAGAAGCAGGGGTCTCTGCTCGCAGACCCTCTGGAGAGCCAACGCTCGAAGAAGGCGGGACTGCAGACAAAC contains these protein-coding regions:
- a CDS encoding forkhead domain-containing protein — protein: MSPYMSYQSTVQNIWPSPPLGPGDIQNCISFQDSPVCGSACLPIYNSSNDNSPTSPSGWSTVSGYPPTTAFFPQQHPGDQSFAQVCTPMSAQDLPQHYSDMPTPYTESYHADSDTEMPTGMKMSVSSSDVMPSLSAVPPSSSVGSPEGLRAETPASLVMPKIEPMDNQDADFMDSILAVPNAADPAPASGVGHDEKNDEPYAKLIYRALMSRPDYTMTLQELYQWFRDNTNKAKNEKGGWQNSIRHNLSMNAAFKRRDRKRADGVAASTCVEDESPLAGDAKRANEWVLEDWAVRDGVQSTTRYRKGNSGRRSNRRSSSQTNVGGGINMRRSSQRSSIKALSGQKGGCAARNARVRSQMYSQELSLADGRQYRLIESGLGSPPASSMPDGFYSMPIAIPRIDPTAIQTPGAHGADFGSADTATDLFGLQMTGPRMDQQVAGDDGVSYMGQQEHMYTAFPYELADVHLDYSGDVADQIRRYDSMTGTPRMSWATPHGM